The Chelatococcus sp. HY11 genome includes a window with the following:
- a CDS encoding Fur family transcriptional regulator, giving the protein MKFGTDIATLCRDNGLRLTRPRRIIMKVLSETTGHPDVVELHRQVNAIDPGISIATVYRTVSLLQDKGLLERHTFNDGRARYEAADHGHHDHLINVETGDVIEFHSDEIERLQEEIARRHGYAIVSHRLEIYVKPLPRKKAGRGEQP; this is encoded by the coding sequence ATGAAGTTCGGGACGGATATCGCCACGCTCTGCCGAGACAACGGACTTCGGCTGACGCGCCCCCGTCGGATCATCATGAAGGTTTTGTCGGAGACGACAGGCCATCCGGACGTCGTTGAGCTGCACCGCCAAGTCAATGCGATCGATCCCGGCATTTCGATTGCCACCGTTTATCGCACCGTCAGCCTCCTGCAGGACAAAGGTCTTCTCGAGCGCCACACCTTCAACGACGGACGCGCCCGTTACGAAGCCGCGGATCATGGTCACCACGACCATCTCATCAATGTCGAAACGGGTGACGTGATCGAGTTTCATTCAGACGAGATCGAACGCCTGCAGGAAGAAATCGCGCGTAGGCATGGCTATGCCATCGTGAGCCACCGGCTCGAAATCTATGTAAAGCCTCTCCCACGCAAGAAGGCGGGCCGCGGCGAGCAGCCTTGA